The following are encoded in a window of Streptomyces sp. 11x1 genomic DNA:
- a CDS encoding polynucleotide kinase-phosphatase → MSETTGTTTGNTTGETPEGRTLPVTDLSLVVLIGASGSGKSTFARRHFKPTEIISSDFCRGLVSDDENDQSATKDAFDVLHYIAGKRLAAGRRTVVDATSVQQESRRQLIELARKHDVLPIAVVLDVPEEVCAARNAARTDRADMPRRVIQRHTRELRRSLRHLEREGFRKVHVLRGVEEIDHATIVTEKRFNDLTHLTGPFDIVGDIHGCASELEALLGKLGYVGGVHPEGRTAVFVGDLVDRGPDSPAVLRRVMSMVGSGNALCVPGNHENKYGRYLKGRNVQHTHGLAETIAQMEDESEEFKQEVRRFIDGLVSHYVLDGGKLVVCHAGLPERYHGRTSGRVRSHALYGDTTGETDEFGLPVRYPWAEDYRGRAAVVYGHTPVPTATWLNNTICLDTGAVFGGRLTALRWPERELVDVPAEKVWYEPARPLATEAPGGHEGRPLDLADVHGRRVVETRHAGRVSVREENAAAALEVMSRFAVDPRLLPYLPPTMAPTATSHVEGYLEHPAEAFAQYKEDGVARVVCEEKHMGSRAVVLVCRDADAARARFGVDGPTGSLYTRTGRPFFDDQSRTELVLARIREAVTAAGLWDELDTDWLLLDAELMPWSLKASGLLRTQYAAVGAASGAVFPGALAALEGAAARGVDVGDLLGRQRERAADAAAFTEAYRRYCWPTEGLDGVRLAPFQILAVQGRSLAALPHDEQLALLDRLVEYDVSGLLQTTRRLFVDTGDEASVRAGIDWWLEMTGRGGEGMVVKPVGAVVRSGQGRLVQPGIKCRGREYLRIIYGPEYTRPENLARLRGRFLNHKRSLALREYALGLEALDRLAEGEPLWRGHEAVFGVLALESEPVDPRL, encoded by the coding sequence ATGAGCGAGACCACCGGAACCACCACCGGCAACACGACCGGGGAGACCCCCGAGGGGCGCACCCTGCCCGTCACCGACCTCTCCCTCGTGGTGCTGATCGGCGCCTCCGGCTCGGGCAAGTCCACGTTCGCCCGACGCCACTTCAAGCCCACCGAGATCATCTCCTCCGACTTCTGCCGGGGACTGGTCTCGGACGACGAGAACGACCAGAGCGCGACGAAGGACGCCTTCGACGTGCTCCACTACATCGCGGGCAAGCGCCTCGCGGCCGGCCGCCGTACCGTCGTCGACGCGACCAGCGTGCAGCAGGAGTCCCGCCGGCAGCTGATCGAACTGGCCCGGAAGCACGACGTGCTGCCGATAGCCGTCGTGCTCGACGTACCGGAGGAGGTGTGCGCCGCGCGCAACGCGGCCCGCACCGACCGCGCCGACATGCCGCGCCGCGTCATCCAGCGCCACACCCGCGAACTGCGCCGCTCCCTCAGGCACCTGGAGCGCGAGGGCTTCCGCAAGGTGCACGTCCTGCGCGGTGTCGAGGAGATCGACCACGCCACGATCGTCACCGAGAAGCGCTTCAACGACCTCACCCACCTCACCGGCCCGTTCGACATCGTCGGCGACATCCACGGCTGCGCGAGCGAACTGGAGGCGCTGCTCGGCAAGCTGGGCTACGTCGGCGGCGTCCACCCGGAAGGCCGTACGGCCGTCTTCGTCGGCGACCTGGTCGACCGGGGACCGGACAGCCCGGCCGTGCTGCGCCGCGTGATGTCGATGGTCGGCTCCGGCAACGCGCTCTGCGTGCCCGGCAACCACGAGAACAAGTACGGCCGTTACCTGAAGGGCCGCAACGTCCAGCACACCCACGGGCTCGCCGAGACCATCGCGCAGATGGAGGACGAGAGCGAGGAGTTCAAGCAGGAGGTGCGGCGGTTCATCGACGGGCTCGTCAGCCACTACGTCCTCGACGGCGGGAAGCTGGTCGTCTGTCACGCCGGTCTGCCGGAGAGGTACCACGGCCGCACCTCCGGCCGGGTCCGCAGCCACGCGCTGTACGGCGACACCACGGGCGAGACCGACGAGTTCGGGCTGCCGGTGCGCTACCCGTGGGCGGAGGACTACCGGGGCCGCGCCGCCGTGGTCTACGGCCACACCCCGGTGCCCACCGCCACCTGGCTGAACAACACCATCTGCCTCGACACGGGTGCCGTCTTCGGTGGCAGGCTCACCGCGCTGCGCTGGCCGGAGCGCGAACTCGTCGACGTACCGGCGGAGAAGGTCTGGTACGAGCCGGCCAGGCCGCTGGCCACCGAGGCGCCCGGCGGGCACGAGGGCAGGCCGCTGGACCTGGCGGACGTGCACGGCCGTCGGGTCGTCGAGACCCGGCACGCCGGCCGGGTGTCGGTCCGCGAGGAGAACGCGGCCGCGGCGCTCGAGGTCATGAGCCGTTTCGCGGTCGACCCGCGGCTGCTGCCGTACCTGCCGCCGACCATGGCGCCGACCGCGACCTCGCATGTCGAGGGCTACCTGGAGCACCCGGCGGAGGCGTTCGCGCAGTACAAGGAGGACGGTGTCGCGCGGGTCGTGTGCGAGGAGAAGCACATGGGTTCCCGGGCGGTCGTCCTGGTCTGCCGCGACGCGGACGCGGCACGCGCCCGCTTCGGTGTGGACGGCCCCACCGGTTCCCTCTACACCCGCACCGGCCGCCCGTTCTTCGACGACCAGTCGCGCACCGAGCTGGTCCTCGCCCGGATCCGCGAGGCCGTCACGGCGGCCGGGCTCTGGGACGAACTCGACACCGACTGGCTGCTGCTGGACGCCGAGTTGATGCCCTGGTCGCTGAAGGCGTCCGGGCTGCTGCGCACCCAGTACGCGGCCGTCGGGGCCGCCTCCGGCGCGGTGTTCCCGGGCGCGCTGGCCGCCCTGGAGGGCGCGGCGGCACGCGGCGTCGACGTGGGCGACCTGCTGGGCAGGCAGCGCGAGCGGGCCGCCGACGCCGCCGCGTTCACGGAGGCCTACCGGCGCTACTGCTGGCCCACCGAGGGCCTGGACGGCGTCCGGCTCGCCCCCTTCCAGATCCTCGCGGTCCAGGGCCGCAGCCTCGCCGCGCTCCCGCACGACGAGCAGCTCGCGCTGCTGGACCGGCTCGTCGAGTACGACGTCAGCGGTCTGCTGCAGACCACCCGGCGCCTCTTCGTCGACACCGGCGACGAGGCCTCGGTGCGCGCCGGCATCGACTGGTGGCTGGAGATGACCGGCCGCGGCGGCGAGGGCATGGTCGTCAAGCCGGTCGGGGCGGTCGTGCGCAGCGGACAGGGACGGTTGGTCCAGCCGGGCATCAAGTGCCGGGGCCGGGAGTACCTGCGGATCATCTACGGCCCGGAGTACACCCGCCCGGAGAACCTCGCACGGCTGCGCGGCCGGTTCCTCAACCACAAGCGGTCCCTCGCCCTGCGCGAGTACGCCCTGGGCCTGGAGGCCCTGGACCGGCTCGCCGAGGGAGAGCCGCTGTGGCGGGGGCACGAGGCGGTGTTCGGGGTACTGGCCCTGGAGTCGGAGCCCGTCGACCCCCGGTTGTGA
- a CDS encoding 3' terminal RNA ribose 2'-O-methyltransferase Hen1, producing the protein MFLTISTTGTPERPATDLGFLLHKHPDNAQAFSTSYGTAHVLYPEAHVERCTAALLLEVDAVALVRRGKGKGRGGAPDAALAQYVNDRPYAASSLLAVALNDVFSSAVRGQCKARPELPEQVRPLRVEIPALPARGGPDLVVKLFAPLGWTVTAEAVPLDTQFPEWGASRYVRLVLESESLTLAEALRHLYVLLPVLDDAKHYWVSSDEVDKLLRVGEGWLPDHPEHKLITSRYLSRRWSLTRQAMERMELVRLAEADDSEVEEIDNAVEESADGEADGEIAAEAEAEPGAVVEPGPETGDGPETGDGAETGDGAETGAESVEKSTPLAVQRRDAIIAALKDSGAARVLDLGCGQGQLVQALLKDVRFTEIVGTDVSMRALTIASRRLKLDRMGERQAARVQLFQSSLAYTDKRLKGYDAAVLCEVVEHLDAARLPALEYAVFGSARPRTVLVTTPNVEYNVRWESLPAGHARHSDHRFEWTREEFRAWATTVAERHGYQVRFVPVGPDDPEVGPPTQMAVFDMTTATTDTTNKTDTTNKKEANAA; encoded by the coding sequence GTGTTCCTGACGATCAGTACCACCGGCACCCCAGAGCGCCCCGCGACCGATCTCGGTTTCCTGCTGCACAAGCATCCCGACAACGCGCAGGCGTTCTCCACCTCCTACGGCACGGCGCACGTCCTCTACCCCGAGGCGCACGTCGAGCGGTGCACGGCCGCGCTGCTGCTGGAGGTGGACGCGGTGGCACTGGTCAGAAGGGGCAAGGGCAAGGGCCGCGGCGGCGCCCCCGACGCGGCGCTCGCCCAGTACGTCAACGACCGCCCGTACGCGGCCTCCTCCCTGCTCGCCGTCGCGCTGAACGACGTCTTCTCCAGCGCCGTGCGCGGCCAGTGCAAGGCCCGCCCCGAACTCCCGGAGCAGGTCCGCCCGCTGCGCGTCGAGATACCGGCGCTGCCCGCCCGCGGCGGTCCGGATCTCGTCGTCAAGCTCTTCGCGCCACTCGGCTGGACCGTCACCGCCGAGGCGGTGCCGCTGGACACCCAGTTCCCCGAATGGGGTGCCTCCCGCTACGTACGGCTCGTCCTGGAGTCGGAGTCGCTCACCCTCGCCGAGGCGCTGCGGCACCTGTACGTGCTGCTGCCGGTGCTCGACGACGCCAAGCACTACTGGGTGTCGTCCGACGAGGTCGACAAGCTGCTGCGCGTGGGCGAGGGCTGGCTCCCGGACCACCCCGAGCACAAGCTGATCACCAGCCGGTACCTCTCCCGCCGCTGGTCGCTGACCCGGCAGGCCATGGAGCGCATGGAACTCGTCCGGCTGGCCGAGGCCGACGACAGCGAGGTCGAGGAGATCGACAACGCGGTCGAGGAGTCCGCGGACGGGGAGGCCGACGGCGAGATCGCGGCCGAGGCCGAGGCCGAGCCGGGGGCCGTCGTCGAGCCGGGGCCCGAGACCGGGGACGGGCCCGAGACCGGGGACGGGGCCGAGACCGGGGACGGGGCCGAGACCGGGGCCGAGTCCGTCGAGAAGTCGACTCCGCTGGCCGTGCAGCGGCGTGACGCGATCATCGCCGCGCTCAAGGACTCCGGGGCCGCCCGCGTCCTCGACCTGGGCTGCGGTCAGGGCCAGTTGGTGCAGGCGCTGCTCAAGGACGTCCGCTTCACCGAGATCGTCGGTACGGACGTCTCGATGCGCGCGCTCACCATCGCCTCCCGCCGCCTCAAGCTCGACCGCATGGGCGAGCGCCAGGCCGCCCGCGTCCAGCTCTTCCAGAGCTCCCTCGCCTACACCGACAAGCGGCTCAAGGGCTACGACGCCGCCGTGCTCTGCGAGGTCGTCGAGCACCTCGACGCGGCCCGGCTGCCGGCCCTGGAGTACGCCGTGTTCGGCTCGGCCCGCCCCCGCACCGTCCTCGTGACCACCCCGAACGTCGAGTACAACGTCCGCTGGGAATCCCTTCCCGCCGGGCACGCCCGGCACAGCGACCACCGCTTCGAGTGGACCCGGGAGGAGTTCCGCGCCTGGGCGACGACCGTGGCCGAACGGCATGGCTACCAGGTCCGGTTCGTGCCCGTCGGGCCCGACGACCCTGAGGTGGGGCCGCCCACCCAGATGGCCGTGTTCGACATGACCACGGCCACGACCGACACCACGAACAAGACCGACACCACGAACAAGAAGGAGGCGAACGCGGCATGA